The Prochlorococcus marinus XMU1404 region TTAACTTTACTTTTTAACTTCTGCCAAGCGGTAACTTGTGCAAATGCAAAGATAACTCTAATTTCTCCCTTCGTCGGCCGCATATTGGATTGGCATAAAGCAAAAACTGGCAAAACTACTTTTGTTGGTGCTGAAGACCCTGGTGTTATTTCTGTTACACAAATTTATAAGTACTTTAAAGAAAAGGGATTCAAGACAGAAGTAATGGGAGCGAGTTTTAGAAATATTGATGAAATAAAAGAATTAGCAGGTTGCGATCTTTTAACAATAGCACCAAAATTTCTTGAGGAACTAAAAAAAGAAAAAGGAGAGTTAATTAGAAAATTAGATGTAAGTACCCAAATAAACAACTCTATTAACTACAAATTTGAAGAAAAAGATTTCAGATTAAGTATGTTAGAAGATCAAATGGCGAGTGAGAAGCTTAGTGAAGGTATTACTGGATTCAGTAAGGCTATAGAAGAATTGGAAGAGCTGCTACTTAAGAGATATTCAGAAATTAAAAATAATAAATTAATTTCTGCTAACTAAATTTAATTTTGAATTGAAAAAGAATTAAGCACCACTTTTTGTTAAAAGTCTTCTGATAACTCTTTTTGCAATATCTTCATAACTCATTTCTCCTGATAATATTTGAGCAATACGTTTAGGTGCAGTTTTTCTTTTGACACCTAATTGGTATCCAGTTCTGGGAAACCTATAAAATACTTGGGCTATTCTCCTTCCCCAAGCCATTGATTTCCCCCAAAAGTTGTTAATTTTTTTTGTATAAAGATTTAAATCATCTACTTTTCCTGAAAAGTATTGATCTATGTATTCTGCAGCATAAAAACTGCTAATTAAAGATGGTCTAATTCCTTCAGCTAAAAATGGATCACATAGAGATGCTGCATCTCCAACCGCTAAAATTTTGTCACCATTAATTGAGTGGAAGCCATTCCATATTCTCAGTTTTCTACTAATTGTTTTATGAGGAAAATCATCAAAACCAAAGCTTTTGAGAACTTGTTTATTTATCTCCTGATTTTCTAAGAGAGCATTATTTATAAAAGTCCCTAAACCAATATTTAGACTTTCTCTTAGGGGGAATGCCCATGCAAACCCATATTTTATAAATCCAAACTCAAATCTAACTGCATCCTTAGGTATTTCACCTAACCCTTTTAATCTTAATGAGATTGTGTTTGCAAATTTCGGTTTTCTTGGCCCTAAATTGAAATATCCTGCCCATTTGGATTGGGACCCATCTGCAATAACAATAAATTCTGATATATATTTTATTTTGTTATTGCATGAAATTTCCCATTTATCATTTTTTTTTATGATTTTTTCTATCAATAATGGTCTTATTATCTGAACTCCTTTACTTAAGGACTCATCAAGTAATAATTGATCAAGTCTCTCTCTCTTAATAATCCAAAATGGGGACTCACCAGTCAGATCAGCAGTTACATTATCTGCAGCCCTCCATCTGAATTCAACACTCTTAATTTTTGATTCTATAGAATCTTCTATATCTAAAGGAAGAAATCTTTGCATTGAAGATGCCATCCCACCTGCACATGGTTTGTAGTTATTGAATTTTTCTTTTTCAATAATTAAAACAGAATATCCTTTCTTTGATAGGTTAAGAGCGGTGGAAGATCCTGATAAACCTCCACCAATTATTACAACATCAAACTCTATCAAACTTTTAGAATTTCCTTCTCTTTTTCAGATAATTTAGTTTCTATTAAGGCAATATATTTATCAGTAATTTTCTGAATTTCAGATTGATTATCTCTCGATTCGTCAATAGAGATAAGACCATCTTTTTCCTCTTTTTTTTCTTTATCAACTGCATCTCTTCTAATGTTTCTCAAAGCTACTTTTCCTTCCTCCGCATATTTAGAGGCTAATTTACAAAATTCTTTTCTTCTTTCTTCTGTTAAAGGAGGAACATTTATTCTTATTAATTTACCATCATTATTTGGAGTAATACCTAGATCACTCATAGAAATAGATTTCTCAATCGCTTGCAAACATGAAATATCAAACGGTTGTATTGAAATTGTTTGTGAATCAACAGTGCTTATTGTGGCAAGTGATTTGATTGGTGTTTCTGCTCCATAGTACTCAACACTTACTCTATCTAACAAAGAAGCATTAGCTCTGCCAGTCCTAATTGTATTAAAGTTTCTTTGCGTTGCTTCAACACTTTTATTCATATTTTCTTGAATTTCTTGTTCTTTCATAATAAAAAATTTAAATAAGCTTTAACTAATTAATGAACCTATAGGATCCCCAGAAACAGCTTTAGAGATGTTCCCTTTTTTGAATATATCAAATACCATAATAGGGATATTGTTATCTTTGCATAGTGCAATTGCAGTACTATCCATTACTGCGATTTCATCACTAAGAACCTGTTGATAACTAAGAGTAGAATATTTTTTTGCGTCTTTATATTTATTAGGATCACAATTATAAACTCCGTCAACTTTGGTAGCCTTCATAACAACTTCAGCATTTATCTCTGCTGCCCTCAGAGCCGCTGTAGTGTCAGTTGTGAAAAATGGATTTCCGCATCCACCTCCGAAGACTACAACTCTACCTTTTTCAAGGTGTCTCATAGCTCTTCTTCTAATATAGGGTTCTGCAATTTCCTGCATTTCTATTGCAGTTTGAACTCTGGTTGCAACTCCTACTCTTTCTAAACCATCTTGGAGTGAAATAGCATTCATCACTGTTGCGAGCATCCCAACATAATCAGCAGTCGCTCTATCCATGCCATCTGCAGACCCTTTGAGCCCCCTAAAAATATTTCCACCCCCAACAACTATTGCAAGTTGAA contains the following coding sequences:
- the tal gene encoding transaldolase produces the protein MKSILEQLSSMTIVVADTGDLDSIKKFQPRDATTNPSLILAAAKNPDYVKLIDKALESSENALTQGFSEIELIKETIDQVSVFFGKEILKIISGRVSTEVDARLSFDTEATVEKARKLISLYKNFGIEKERVLIKIAATWEGIKAAEILEKEGIKCNLTLLFNFCQAVTCANAKITLISPFVGRILDWHKAKTGKTTFVGAEDPGVISVTQIYKYFKEKGFKTEVMGASFRNIDEIKELAGCDLLTIAPKFLEELKKEKGELIRKLDVSTQINNSINYKFEEKDFRLSMLEDQMASEKLSEGITGFSKAIEELEELLLKRYSEIKNNKLISAN
- a CDS encoding NAD(P)/FAD-dependent oxidoreductase yields the protein MIEFDVVIIGGGLSGSSTALNLSKKGYSVLIIEKEKFNNYKPCAGGMASSMQRFLPLDIEDSIESKIKSVEFRWRAADNVTADLTGESPFWIIKRERLDQLLLDESLSKGVQIIRPLLIEKIIKKNDKWEISCNNKIKYISEFIVIADGSQSKWAGYFNLGPRKPKFANTISLRLKGLGEIPKDAVRFEFGFIKYGFAWAFPLRESLNIGLGTFINNALLENQEINKQVLKSFGFDDFPHKTISRKLRIWNGFHSINGDKILAVGDAASLCDPFLAEGIRPSLISSFYAAEYIDQYFSGKVDDLNLYTKKINNFWGKSMAWGRRIAQVFYRFPRTGYQLGVKRKTAPKRIAQILSGEMSYEDIAKRVIRRLLTKSGA
- the frr gene encoding ribosome recycling factor — encoded protein: MKEQEIQENMNKSVEATQRNFNTIRTGRANASLLDRVSVEYYGAETPIKSLATISTVDSQTISIQPFDISCLQAIEKSISMSDLGITPNNDGKLIRINVPPLTEERRKEFCKLASKYAEEGKVALRNIRRDAVDKEKKEEKDGLISIDESRDNQSEIQKITDKYIALIETKLSEKEKEILKV
- the pyrH gene encoding UMP kinase; translation: MTYKRVLLKLSGEALMGEKPYGIDPAIVQSIAEDVSKVVENNVQLAIVVGGGNIFRGLKGSADGMDRATADYVGMLATVMNAISLQDGLERVGVATRVQTAIEMQEIAEPYIRRRAMRHLEKGRVVVFGGGCGNPFFTTDTTAALRAAEINAEVVMKATKVDGVYNCDPNKYKDAKKYSTLSYQQVLSDEIAVMDSTAIALCKDNNIPIMVFDIFKKGNISKAVSGDPIGSLIS